The following proteins are encoded in a genomic region of Anabas testudineus chromosome 13, fAnaTes1.2, whole genome shotgun sequence:
- the LOC113165922 gene encoding probable G-protein coupled receptor 149 yields MSTTHVSSPAPNQSHLSTATYEETEPSGMERQIRLLLFGLCVTIAAVTFVGGVYSLLSLLRMRRKTSLCLIVASMSVDDLLSVVPLSLFMLLQWEADGGGGSGSLCTLSGLLYVFQGVSSNMKACLIAAYTFYVTKRFGVLQSVRRPLIVVWAIAGVWAVSLTVSVLPLCGWGSFTPASLGCFPESDSFYILLLFSLYTMCVCGLLFFFTPLTYQLLCSREPQRTLLYPSYLEMDRALSGSAPLCDLQSFSRDSLNKSFGDYKELSPSSCGTQLREKEDTCLSPVSVTGQRAAAVGDTPAVFAQKRFSMILAVVRVTLWMPMMTLVLVRHTVNARSSSLETLSFFLTLLAPAVTPLFVLSERWIHMPCGCFINCKRDPAQEPSAMKRRFEFNLSFQQGYGVYKLSHATVSPNSPSLEKPAYHSLFNCDFPNTRLDALESGGLSSLGPNFDFSTTCPADSSSHSDLLLEAVAGGGEALADCPPLSHERHEDDDDFCCIPSLPSNHREQDHNDTSSVFEGPERRLSHEECRKIELTDWEWCRSKSERTPRQRSSGGLSIPLCAFQGTVSLQAPTGKTLSLSTYEVSSDGLKISPNNAKKVEVYRSKSVGHEPSADDPASGGQAGDINVSNVGMGMEIGMGMGIGAGVGDTNVKIHLEVLEICDNEEAMDSVSIISNISQSSTHARSPSLRYSRRENRFVSCDLGETASYSLLIPSSGNPETETINITIPDTVEAHRQNSRRQTQESSGYREEIQLLNEAYRKQAGEREE; encoded by the exons ATGTCCACGACGCACGTTAGCTCTCCGGCGCCCAACCAGAGCCACCTCTCCACGGCCACCTACGAGGAGACGGAGCCCTCGGGGATGGAGAGACAAATTCGCCTGCTGCTTTTCGGCTTGTGCGTAACTATCGCCGCCGTTACCTTTGTCGGAGGTGTGTACTcgctgctctctctcctccggaTGAGGAGAAAAACGTCCCTGTGTCTCATTGTGGCTTCCATGTCGGTGGACGACCTGCTCAGCGTGGTCCCCCTCTCCCTGTTCATGCTCCTCCAGTGGGAAGCAGATGGAGGTGGGGGGTCGGGCAGCCTGTGCACTTTATCCGGACTTCTGTACGTGTTCCAGGGGGTTTCTAGCAATATGAAGGCTTGCCTTATAGCAGCCTATACTTTCTATGTCACCAAGAGATTTGGAGTGCTTCAGTCTGTCCGCCGGCCCCTCATAGTGGTGTGGGCTATCGCCGGTGTGTGGGCGGTCAGCCTGACCGTCAGTGTGCTACCTTTGTGCGGATGGGGCAGCTTTACGCCGGCGTCGCTCGGCTGTTTCCCAGAGAGCGACAGTTTCTAcatcctgctgctcttctctttaTACACCATGTGTGTCTGCGgcttgttatttttctttaccCCCCTCACATATCAGCTGCTGTGCTCGAGAGAGCCCCAGAGGACCTTACTGTACCCCAGCTATTTGGAGATGGACAGAGCCCTGAGCGGGTCTGCTCCACTCTGTGATCTCCAGTCCTTTTCCCGGGACAGCCTCAATAAAAGTTTCGGTGATTACAAGGAGCTGAGCCCAAGTTCGTGCGGGACACAGCTCAGGGAGAAAGAGGACACTTGTCTGTCCCCAGTGTCCGTCACAGGCCAGAGAGCAGCTGCTGTCGGGGACACACCAGCGGTTTTTGCACAAAAGCGATTCTCCATGATCCTGGCTGTCGTCCGAGTTACTCTGTGGATGCCAATGATG ACTCTGGTGCTGGTGCGCCACACAGTGAACGCACGCAGCTCGTCCCTGGAGACTCTGAGCTTCTTTCTCACTCTGCTCGCGCCTGCAGTCACTCCATTATTTGTGCTGTCTGAGCGCTGGATCCACATGCCATGTGGCTGCTTCATTAACTGCAAACGGGATCCAGCGCAGGAGCCCTCAG CGATGAAACGAAGGTTTGAGTTCAACCTTTCCTTCCAACAAGGCTACGGAGTGTACAAGTTGTCTCACGCCACTGTGTCTCCTAACAGTCCGTCCCTTGAGAAGCCTGCCTACCACAGCCTCTTTAACTGTGACTTCCCTAACACCCGTCTTGATGCACTTGAAAGCGGTGGGCTGTCCAGCCTGGGGCCTAATTTTGATTTCAGCACCACGTGCCCAGCGGACAGCTCCTCTCACTCGGACCTTCTGTTGGAAGCGGTGGCCGGTGGAGGAGAGGCGCTGGCTGATTGCCCTCCACTTTCCCACGAGCGTCATGAAGACGATGACGACTTCTGCTGCATCCCTTCGCTGCCTTCTAATCACCGGGAGCAGGATCACAATGACACATCGTCTGTGTTCGAGGGGCCGGAGAGGAGGCTGTCGCACGAGGAGTGTCGGAAAATTGAGCTGACAGACTGGGAGTGGTGCAGGAGTAAATCAGAGAGAACACCCAGACAG CGATCATCAGGGGGTCTGTCAATCCCCTTGTGCGCCTTTCAGGGCACCGTTTCTCTGCAGGCACCCACGGGCAagaccctctctctctccacttatGAGGTCAGCAGTGATGGACTCAAAATCTCGCCAAACAACGCCAAGAAG GTGGAGGTGTATCGCTCCAAGTCGGTCGGCCATGAGCCCAGTGCAGATGACCCAGCGTCAGGAGGTCAGGCTGGAGACATAAATGTCAGCAACGTAGGGATGGGCATGGAGATCGGAATGGGGATGGGCATAGGGGCTGGCGTCGGGGACACCAATGTCAAGATCCACCTTGAGGTTCTGGAAATCTGTGACAACGAGGAGGCCATGGACAGCGTCTCCATCATCTCCAACATCAGCCAATCTTCCACCCACGCTCGCTCGCCGTCGCTGCGCTACTCCCGGAGGGAGAACCGCTTTGTCTCCTGCGACCTGGGCGAGACGGCTTCCTACTCGCTGCTCATCCCCAGCAGCGGCAACCCTGAGACGGAGACCATCAATATCACCATACCCGACACCGTGGAGGCCCACCGGCAGAACAGCCGGCGACAGACGCAGGAGAGCTCGGGGTACCGCGAGGAGATACAGCTGCTCAACGAGGCCTACAGAAAGCAAGCtggggagagggaggagtga